The following proteins are co-located in the Aerosakkonema funiforme FACHB-1375 genome:
- a CDS encoding flippase, which produces MSRFENLKAKINLLRSRLMGEGNAATLARGAASSFAIRMTGTGINFITQVVLARLLGVGSYGSYIYAITWITVLGVVGKLGFDTASVRFVAAYSTQQAYGLLGGYLRYSSQVILLISIGAGLCLGLVSWIFQARYSLELLHTFWIAGALLPLSTALEVQQSRLRALKKIIQGQLPQEVLVPLLVLVGTVIAAVWFKSDLDATTAMSIRLVAVAVALGISFYLLIQVLPKEVRVSQPIFKSNEWFRAALAMVLVTGFNMVVAQTGTIVLGATLGTKQVGMYAVASKIAELLVFILVAVNSILAPLVASLHAKGERTELQRIVRIGVWIVFAISLSIAVILLIFGRQLLSLFGAEFTASYPILVVLIVSQLINAMSGPVSLLLNMTGYHGDSAKILAISATINIGLNIAITPIYGAFGTALVTAITSLIWNGSMSIIVWYRLKIIAVAIPERIFAISIKGDN; this is translated from the coding sequence GTGAGCAGATTTGAGAACTTGAAAGCCAAAATTAATTTACTGCGTAGCCGTTTGATGGGAGAAGGCAATGCAGCTACCCTCGCTAGAGGTGCTGCTAGCAGTTTCGCCATTAGAATGACGGGAACGGGAATTAACTTTATCACTCAAGTAGTGCTGGCGCGTTTGTTGGGTGTGGGAAGTTACGGTAGTTATATTTACGCTATTACTTGGATTACCGTATTGGGAGTAGTGGGAAAACTTGGCTTCGATACGGCATCCGTGCGATTTGTAGCAGCATACAGCACTCAACAAGCTTATGGACTTTTGGGCGGTTATTTGCGCTACAGCAGTCAAGTTATTTTGCTAATTTCGATCGGTGCAGGCTTATGTCTGGGATTAGTTAGTTGGATTTTCCAGGCTCGATACAGTCTAGAACTTTTGCATACCTTTTGGATCGCGGGTGCCCTATTGCCTCTCAGCACCGCCTTGGAAGTACAGCAGTCAAGATTGCGTGCTTTGAAAAAAATCATTCAAGGGCAATTACCGCAAGAAGTTTTAGTTCCCCTGCTGGTATTGGTAGGAACAGTAATTGCAGCTGTTTGGTTTAAGTCGGATTTAGATGCTACAACTGCTATGAGCATCAGGTTAGTAGCAGTTGCTGTAGCTCTGGGCATCAGCTTTTACTTGCTTATTCAAGTTCTACCAAAAGAAGTTAGAGTCAGCCAACCTATCTTCAAATCTAATGAATGGTTTCGGGCTGCCTTAGCGATGGTGTTGGTAACTGGCTTTAATATGGTAGTAGCCCAAACAGGTACGATCGTACTCGGTGCAACGCTAGGCACTAAGCAAGTAGGTATGTATGCAGTGGCGAGTAAAATAGCTGAATTATTAGTATTTATCCTCGTTGCCGTTAACTCAATTCTCGCACCTTTGGTCGCCAGCCTTCACGCTAAGGGCGAAAGAACTGAACTTCAGCGTATAGTTAGAATAGGCGTTTGGATTGTATTCGCCATATCCCTATCAATTGCCGTCATCTTACTGATTTTTGGCCGCCAATTACTCAGTTTGTTTGGCGCAGAATTTACGGCTAGCTATCCTATCCTTGTCGTGTTAATAGTCAGTCAGTTAATTAACGCCATGTCAGGCCCAGTATCATTATTACTGAACATGACCGGATATCACGGCGATTCAGCCAAAATTCTGGCTATTAGCGCAACTATTAACATAGGATTGAATATAGCTATAACTCCTATTTACGGTGCATTCGGAACTGCTTTAGTAACAGCAATAACTTCGTTAATATGGAACGGTTCGATGTCAATCATTGTTTGGTATCGACTCAAAATTATCGCTGTTGCCATACCAGAACGTATATTTGCAATAAGCATAAAAGGAGATAATTAA
- a CDS encoding glycosyltransferase family 4 protein has product MKVCIISRSDGRGGAYAAAYRLHQALQRSGSDSIMIVGEKTRDEKTIWGEDTGFKREWTNLALLIDNIVLKTYPNRDRSIFSPQWVPDSIASKIAKIQPDIINLHWVCAGYLRIESLAKIAKLNKPIVWTLHDMWAFTGGCHYSQGCDRYINSCGACPHLHSSKNKDLSRWIWQRKAKSWQNINITIVTPSKWLAKCAKASSLFKEQRIEVIPNGIDTKIYRPIDKKQARELLQLPQDKHLILFGATAATSDRRKGFHLLQPALESLSKTAWKEKTELVVFGASESGDDTELGFKCNYLGQIGDDLSLALIYSAADVFVASSVEDNLPNTIVEAIACGTPSVAFNIGGIPDIIEHQQNGYLAEPYQTEDLAKGIAWVLENPERHKKLSYRARAKAEQEFTQEIQAHRYTSLYSEIKR; this is encoded by the coding sequence ATGAAAGTTTGTATAATTAGTAGATCTGATGGGAGAGGAGGTGCTTATGCAGCTGCTTACCGCCTACACCAAGCTTTGCAGCGATCGGGATCGGATTCGATTATGATTGTAGGGGAAAAAACACGAGACGAAAAAACTATTTGGGGAGAAGATACTGGATTCAAAAGAGAATGGACAAATCTGGCACTTTTGATAGATAATATAGTATTAAAAACTTATCCCAATCGCGATCGCAGTATATTCTCCCCCCAGTGGGTTCCAGATTCAATTGCTAGTAAAATCGCTAAAATACAACCAGATATAATTAATTTACATTGGGTTTGTGCTGGCTATTTAAGAATAGAAAGCCTTGCCAAAATTGCTAAATTAAATAAACCAATAGTTTGGACGCTGCACGATATGTGGGCGTTTACAGGCGGTTGTCATTACAGTCAAGGATGCGATCGCTATATCAATTCCTGCGGCGCTTGTCCCCACCTGCACAGCAGTAAAAACAAAGACTTATCCCGCTGGATATGGCAGCGCAAAGCCAAATCCTGGCAAAATATTAATATAACTATTGTAACTCCCAGTAAATGGCTAGCAAAATGTGCTAAAGCCAGTTCATTATTTAAAGAGCAGCGAATAGAAGTAATTCCTAACGGAATCGACACCAAAATTTATAGACCGATCGATAAAAAACAAGCAAGAGAACTGCTACAATTACCTCAAGATAAGCATCTCATCCTGTTTGGAGCTACTGCTGCAACTAGCGATCGCAGAAAAGGATTTCACCTCCTGCAACCAGCTTTAGAAAGCTTAAGCAAAACAGCATGGAAAGAAAAAACCGAGTTAGTAGTATTTGGTGCATCTGAATCCGGCGATGACACAGAATTAGGCTTTAAATGCAATTATTTAGGTCAAATCGGTGACGATTTATCCCTAGCACTAATTTATTCAGCCGCAGACGTTTTTGTAGCATCTTCAGTTGAAGATAACTTACCCAATACAATTGTCGAAGCGATCGCCTGCGGTACACCATCCGTCGCCTTCAATATCGGCGGTATACCTGACATTATCGAACACCAGCAAAACGGATATCTAGCCGAACCTTACCAAACAGAAGATTTAGCCAAAGGAATTGCCTGGGTACTAGAAAATCCAGAGCGACATAAAAAGTTATCATATCGCGCTCGCGCCAAAGCCGAACAAGAATTCACCCAAGAAATCCAAGCTCATCGCTACACCTCTCTCTACAGCGAGATAAAAAGATGA
- a CDS encoding O-antigen ligase family protein: MKNLIKLAEDGFVFLTILAATNAFEPIEPWGSLLRRVWYLINPFTLLIVILRWKQILRVAAKDKFILTLVGIAIISALWSELPGETVYESYELVCTTLFAYYLAYRCKNLRGLLKMLALPLGFAALTSLFYAVAMPSVGVMQANQAGGNHTGSWKGVFVQKNIMARAMSVAVIVFLCHDRTNRKYSQICWFVFAISVILVKFSRSGTGFITIIALIGLFPLYKALRWNFVLILPICLMGLLLGGSSTVWLVDNAAEAAASIGKDLTFSGRDKLWEAVFDKIWERPLLGWGYGAFWSWESGGAHVWRSLGWDPPHAHNGVVQVWAILGLLGLSIFLMGYISTYIRALNWARLTKTPSGIWALEYLTFMFIFNVSQDLTPEGKSIFWIIYVATSVLIGIPSNEESEIDPKQSNKKTLSERKVPDRFNKRYLKN; encoded by the coding sequence ATGAAAAATCTGATCAAGCTAGCAGAAGATGGGTTTGTATTTTTAACAATCTTAGCGGCGACAAACGCTTTTGAACCTATAGAACCCTGGGGTAGCTTATTAAGAAGAGTTTGGTATTTAATCAATCCTTTCACGCTTTTGATCGTGATATTGCGGTGGAAACAAATTCTTCGCGTGGCGGCGAAAGACAAATTTATCCTAACCCTAGTGGGAATTGCCATTATCTCAGCTTTGTGGTCTGAACTACCTGGGGAAACAGTATATGAAAGTTACGAATTGGTATGTACTACCCTATTTGCTTATTACCTAGCTTACCGTTGTAAAAACTTACGAGGGTTGCTAAAAATGTTGGCTTTACCCTTGGGCTTCGCAGCTTTGACCAGCTTATTTTATGCTGTAGCCATGCCTTCTGTCGGGGTAATGCAAGCCAATCAAGCTGGCGGAAACCATACGGGATCTTGGAAAGGAGTCTTCGTACAAAAAAACATTATGGCTAGGGCCATGAGCGTCGCCGTAATAGTTTTTTTATGTCACGATCGAACTAACCGCAAGTACAGCCAAATCTGCTGGTTTGTGTTTGCCATTTCAGTCATCTTGGTAAAGTTTTCCAGATCTGGAACAGGTTTTATTACTATCATCGCCTTAATCGGTTTGTTTCCCCTCTACAAAGCTTTACGATGGAACTTTGTCCTGATCCTACCTATCTGCCTGATGGGGTTATTATTAGGGGGATCTTCCACCGTATGGCTGGTAGATAATGCCGCAGAAGCAGCTGCTTCCATAGGCAAAGACCTAACATTTAGCGGCAGGGATAAATTGTGGGAAGCTGTATTTGATAAAATCTGGGAGCGTCCTTTGTTGGGGTGGGGATACGGCGCTTTCTGGAGTTGGGAAAGTGGAGGCGCTCACGTATGGCGATCGCTCGGTTGGGACCCACCCCACGCCCATAATGGAGTAGTACAAGTTTGGGCAATTTTAGGCTTATTAGGTCTATCGATATTTTTAATGGGATATATCAGCACCTACATCCGAGCGCTAAATTGGGCGCGATTGACCAAAACACCATCTGGTATTTGGGCGTTGGAATACCTGACATTTATGTTTATATTCAACGTCAGTCAAGACTTAACTCCCGAAGGAAAGAGTATATTTTGGATTATTTATGTCGCCACCAGTGTATTAATTGGTATCCCATCCAATGAAGAAAGCGAAATCGATCCCAAACAATCAAACAAGAAAACTTTATCCGAGCGAAAAGTTCCCGATCGGTTTAACAAAAGGTATTTGAAAAATTAA
- a CDS encoding endo-1,4-beta-xylanase, producing MHKNRVFSRRRALVFGVGALAGVSASLGLSKNKQWQNWAQAMAAANTDFTVQGDKSMRERAAAKGLIYGAASDYAILLKDPEFADRFGKECGILVPEGMLKMKGLRPTPTTFNFTRSDWLLDYTQKHNMLFRGHTLVWHNLLPDWFKETVNAQNAEKIMVDHIKGVAGRYAGKMHSWDVVNEAVYPWDGRSDGLRNSPWLDFLGPDYIEIAFRAAAEADPNALLVYNDNRVQYDTREGETMRTVIFKLLERLKSKGVPVQALGIQSHLWGDEVRFNPEKYRKFLSDVASLGLKILITELDVTDLNLPQDEAERDRIVAKTYEDYLSVVLDEPAVVAVLNWGLSDRHTWLSELRARPDGSPVRPLPFDRDLKPKLAWNAIARAFDQARPR from the coding sequence ATGCACAAAAACAGGGTATTCTCAAGAAGACGTGCTTTAGTATTTGGTGTTGGTGCTTTGGCTGGTGTAAGTGCTTCGCTCGGCCTAAGTAAAAATAAGCAATGGCAAAACTGGGCACAAGCAATGGCCGCAGCCAATACAGATTTTACAGTTCAGGGAGACAAATCTATGCGAGAAAGAGCAGCAGCGAAAGGATTGATTTATGGAGCAGCAAGTGATTATGCGATTTTACTCAAAGATCCAGAATTTGCCGATCGCTTTGGCAAAGAATGCGGCATCCTAGTTCCAGAAGGAATGCTGAAAATGAAAGGTCTTCGCCCCACCCCAACTACATTTAATTTTACTCGCAGTGATTGGCTGTTAGACTATACGCAGAAACACAATATGTTGTTTCGCGGACATACCTTGGTTTGGCATAATCTTTTACCAGATTGGTTCAAAGAAACAGTCAACGCCCAAAATGCCGAAAAGATCATGGTCGATCATATTAAAGGGGTGGCGGGACGTTACGCTGGGAAGATGCACTCTTGGGATGTGGTAAATGAGGCTGTTTATCCTTGGGATGGACGTTCTGATGGTTTGCGTAACTCGCCTTGGCTGGATTTTTTGGGGCCAGATTATATTGAAATAGCTTTTCGCGCCGCTGCTGAAGCTGACCCGAATGCGTTGTTGGTATATAACGATAACCGAGTGCAATACGATACCCGTGAAGGGGAAACAATGCGAACGGTAATCTTTAAGTTGTTGGAGCGTTTAAAATCGAAAGGTGTACCCGTGCAAGCTTTGGGTATCCAAAGTCATCTGTGGGGAGATGAAGTTCGTTTTAATCCAGAAAAATATCGCAAGTTTTTGAGCGATGTAGCGTCTCTGGGACTGAAAATATTGATTACCGAGTTGGATGTGACGGATCTAAATTTACCTCAAGACGAGGCAGAACGCGATCGCATTGTCGCCAAAACTTATGAAGATTATCTATCAGTAGTATTGGATGAACCTGCGGTAGTGGCAGTGTTAAATTGGGGATTGAGCGATCGCCATACTTGGCTGTCCGAGTTGAGAGCCAGACCGGATGGCTCGCCAGTCAGACCGTTGCCATTCGACAGAGACTTGAAACCGAAGTTAGCATGGAATGCGATCGCTCGCGCCTTTGACCAAGCTCGACCACGGTAA
- a CDS encoding sulfotransferase domain-containing protein, which yields MKSLPNKIANRIKRIRQIPIEKSYQKELPANHQAEDVFLVSYPKSGNTWLRFLIANALKVHYQIEREVNFFTVHDIIPSLTFSRNLRYEGPFGRTDLPRIIKSHSAYNPYYQRVIFMVRDPRDVLISYYHYLKSFGAIPDSWTVSELIRDRKFGTEAWNQHTKGWYVSNKEGQNIQLFYYEEFIKNPQANLDRLMDILGIKMTDGELKEAIELSSKENMRKSEEVHRSTYVIKTQETRFVRKGEATGGKSLNEVDKKYLEDATREVAQLIGYNF from the coding sequence ATGAAATCACTGCCAAATAAAATTGCCAATCGCATCAAAAGAATCCGCCAGATTCCTATAGAAAAAAGTTACCAAAAAGAATTGCCAGCAAATCATCAAGCTGAAGATGTATTTCTAGTATCTTATCCCAAATCAGGTAATACCTGGTTACGGTTTTTAATTGCCAATGCGCTCAAAGTACATTACCAAATTGAACGAGAAGTAAATTTTTTTACAGTCCACGATATTATTCCTTCCCTGACATTTTCTAGAAATCTCCGCTATGAAGGGCCGTTTGGACGTACAGATTTACCGAGAATTATCAAAAGTCACAGCGCATACAATCCCTACTATCAGCGGGTAATTTTTATGGTACGAGATCCGAGAGATGTGTTGATATCGTACTATCACTATCTGAAATCTTTTGGGGCTATTCCAGACAGTTGGACAGTATCTGAGTTAATACGCGATCGCAAATTTGGCACAGAAGCATGGAATCAGCATACAAAAGGTTGGTATGTAAGTAATAAAGAAGGGCAAAATATTCAACTATTTTATTACGAAGAGTTTATCAAAAATCCCCAAGCAAATTTGGATCGGTTGATGGATATACTAGGAATAAAAATGACAGATGGTGAATTAAAAGAAGCCATTGAATTGAGTTCCAAAGAAAATATGAGAAAATCAGAAGAAGTTCACAGATCTACTTATGTAATAAAAACTCAAGAAACTCGCTTTGTTCGCAAAGGAGAAGCAACGGGAGGTAAAAGTTTAAACGAAGTCGATAAAAAATACCTGGAAGATGCAACAAGAGAAGTTGCACAGTTGATTGGATATAATTTTTAA
- a CDS encoding class I SAM-dependent methyltransferase, which translates to MKSLSTETNQMNMQLLNIGCGSVFHPAWTNIDMASFSPDVQSYDLRKGLPYANNYFDVCYSSHVIEHLTIDEVKFHLKEALRVLKPKGIIRVVVPDLEGIVREYLRLLELVEVGVKEAEADYDWMMLELYDQNVRSFTGGEMGKFLNSPDLKNKEFILSRIGKEAEQFWDEQTAKEKRTIWEKIKSKKISWYMENLQSKLLLILAKSIAGKKGKMALEEGLFRNSGEIHRWMYDRFSLRRLLENAGFVDVRVCRADESGIPNFNSYELDTIAGKIRKPDSLFMEAIKPG; encoded by the coding sequence ATGAAAAGTTTATCCACAGAAACTAATCAGATGAATATGCAGCTTTTAAATATCGGTTGTGGTTCTGTTTTTCATCCGGCTTGGACGAATATCGATATGGCATCGTTCTCGCCTGATGTGCAAAGTTACGATCTCAGAAAAGGGTTACCTTATGCTAACAATTATTTTGATGTTTGTTATAGCTCTCACGTTATAGAACATCTTACCATAGATGAAGTGAAATTTCATCTAAAAGAAGCTTTACGAGTTTTGAAACCAAAAGGAATAATCAGGGTAGTTGTACCGGATCTAGAAGGAATAGTCCGGGAATATCTGCGTTTATTAGAATTGGTGGAAGTGGGTGTAAAAGAAGCAGAAGCAGACTATGATTGGATGATGTTGGAACTTTACGATCAAAATGTTCGTAGTTTTACTGGCGGTGAAATGGGCAAGTTTTTAAATAGCCCAGATCTAAAAAACAAAGAATTTATTTTGAGTCGGATCGGTAAAGAAGCAGAACAGTTTTGGGATGAACAAACTGCTAAGGAAAAAAGAACGATCTGGGAAAAAATTAAGTCTAAGAAAATATCCTGGTATATGGAAAATTTGCAAAGCAAATTGTTGCTAATTTTAGCTAAGTCAATTGCAGGTAAAAAGGGGAAAATGGCGTTAGAAGAAGGATTATTTCGGAATTCGGGAGAAATTCACCGCTGGATGTACGATCGCTTTTCGTTGCGGCGACTGCTGGAAAATGCGGGATTTGTAGATGTGCGCGTTTGTCGTGCTGATGAGAGCGGTATTCCTAATTTTAACAGCTACGAGTTGGATACGATCGCAGGGAAAATTAGAAAACCCGATTCCTTATTTATGGAAGCGATAAAACCAGGGTGA
- a CDS encoding sulfotransferase domain-containing protein, which produces MEKNAKLPNLFICGAAKAGTSSLWYLLGQHPDIFMPEDELVKEPCYFSNLVGITDEKEYLKIFANADNQKYIGEASTAYLTDPGSPQRLYDFNPNAKIIIMLRNPIQRAYSLYNWMTQDGYEYARTFEEALAKETQRQNKKIPNFFEPQYYYNYMYFSSGLYHEQVSRYLELFGHNVFIGLFEDFIKEPREFLNNLWQFLEISPCDDLQEEAKNPSRKVVHTYISFAMRRITKFKDSVSRYLDRNYQIKLYNTKEGRDFLLNLVTTQQKPKPIKLDTYKRLREKYKDEYEKIESNLKLNLDAWRKIDEKFIHRN; this is translated from the coding sequence ATGGAGAAAAATGCTAAATTGCCAAATTTATTTATCTGCGGTGCTGCGAAAGCAGGTACAAGTTCTCTTTGGTATCTTCTCGGACAGCATCCTGATATTTTTATGCCAGAAGATGAACTGGTAAAAGAACCTTGCTACTTTTCCAACTTGGTGGGAATAACAGATGAAAAAGAATATTTAAAGATATTCGCTAACGCAGATAATCAAAAATATATTGGGGAAGCATCTACAGCATATCTAACCGATCCTGGTAGCCCGCAAAGACTTTATGATTTTAATCCTAATGCCAAAATAATTATCATGTTACGCAATCCCATTCAGCGAGCTTATTCTCTGTATAATTGGATGACTCAGGATGGGTATGAATATGCGAGAACGTTTGAGGAAGCTTTAGCCAAAGAAACGCAACGGCAAAATAAAAAAATCCCTAACTTTTTTGAGCCGCAGTATTACTATAACTATATGTATTTTAGCTCAGGTCTGTACCACGAACAAGTGAGTCGATATTTGGAGTTATTTGGACATAATGTATTTATAGGTTTGTTTGAGGATTTTATTAAAGAACCAAGAGAATTTTTAAATAACCTTTGGCAATTCCTAGAAATTAGTCCCTGCGATGATTTACAAGAAGAAGCTAAAAATCCTTCTCGAAAAGTAGTGCATACTTATATTTCATTTGCGATGAGAAGAATTACCAAATTTAAAGATTCAGTTTCGAGATATTTAGACAGGAATTATCAAATAAAATTGTATAATACTAAAGAGGGACGAGATTTTTTACTAAACCTGGTAACAACACAGCAAAAGCCAAAGCCTATTAAGCTCGATACTTATAAACGATTGCGCGAAAAATATAAAGATGAATATGAAAAAATAGAAAGTAATCTTAAGCTAAATTTAGACGCTTGGAGAAAAATAGATGAAAAGTTTATCCACAGAAACTAA